One region of Zingiber officinale cultivar Zhangliang chromosome 7B, Zo_v1.1, whole genome shotgun sequence genomic DNA includes:
- the LOC122003775 gene encoding phospholipase A1-II 5-like gives MEPKPTGKTARSPSWPELLGSDHWSGLLDPLDISLRRLILQCGDLCQVTYDSFNSDTHSKYCGSCRYGKRSLLSDVFFPSAADYEIYDYLYATSQVSAPDDLLLFPLAGDGAWSKDSNWIGYVAVSTAVDGGRVIYVVWRGTIRTLEWVDVFLPDPVKIDTILSSKTEEAAASCRVMKGWYVIYTSSNADSPYTKRSARDQLTFAIKALVELYKEESLSIVCVGHSLGAALAVLSAFDIAENGLSRTGGSGGTTFPVSAVVFGSPQVGNRAFNRRLEKLPNLRVLQVRNKTDLIPQYPSRLLGFADTAGAVLEVDGRKSPYLKQSTNPGDWHNLQGILHAVAGWNGPSGKFELRVKRSIALVNKSSDFLKDEYLVPGLWWVEKNKGMVLGADGEWELTPPPKDGIPTPLASEKTGNIPAEEE, from the coding sequence ATGGAGCCAAAGCCCACCGGCAAGACTGCGCGCAGCCCGTCATGGCCGGAGCTGCTGGGATCCGACCACTGGTCGGGCCTCCTCGACCCCCTCGACATCTCCCTCCGCCGCCTCATCCTCCAATGCGGCGACCTGTGTCAGGTCACCTACGACTCCTTCAACAGCGACACCCACTCCAAGTACTGCGGCAGCTGCCGGTACGGCAAGCGCAGCCTCCTCTCCGACGTCTTCTTCCCCAGCGCCGCCGACTACGAGATCTACGACTACCTCTACGCCACCTCCCAAGTCTCCGCCCCCGACGACTTGCTCCTCTTCCCCCTCGCCGGCGACGGCGCCTGGAGCAAGGACTCCAACTGGATAGGCTACGTCGCGGTGTCAACCGCCGTCGACGGGGGGCGGGTGATCTACGTGGTATGGCGGGGGACGATCCGGACGCTGGAGTGGGTAGACGTGTTCTTGCCGGATCCCGTCAAGATCGACACCATTCTCTCCTCTAAAACAGAGGAGGCGGCGGCCAGTTGCAGGGTGATGAAGGGGTGGTACGTGATCTACACCTCGAGCAACGCTGACTCCCCGTACACCAAGCGGAGCGCGAGGGACCAGCTCACGTTCGCCATTAAAGCCCTGGTGGAGCTGTACAAGGAGGAGAGCCTCAGCATCGTGTGCGTCGGCCACAGCCTCGGCGCCGCCCTCGCAGTCCTGAGCGCCTTCGACATTGCGGAGAACGGCCTGTCGAGAACCGGCGGCTCCGGCGGGACGACGTTCCCGGTGTCCGCCGTGGTGTTCGGGAGCCCGCAGGTGGGAAACAGAGCCTTCAACCGACGCCTGGAGAAGCTGCCCAATCTGCGAGTTCTCCAGGTGAGGAACAAGACCGATCTCATCCCGCAGTACCCGAGCCGTCTGCTGGGCTTCGCGGACACCGCCGGCGCGGTGCTGGAGGTGGACGGCCGGAAGTCGCCGTACCTGAAGCAGTCGACGAACCCTGGCGACTGGCACAACCTGCAGGGGATCCTACACGCTGTGGCGGGGTGGAACGGGCCTTCCGGAAAGTTCGAGCTGAGGGTGAAGCGCAGCATAGCGCTGGTGAACAAGTCGTCGGACTTCCTCAAGGACGAGTACCTGGTGCCGGGGTTGTGGTGGGTGGAGAAGAACAAGGGCATGGTGCTCGGCGCTGACGGCGAGTGGGAGCTCACTCCGCCGCCGAAGGATGGCATCCCCACCCCACTCGCGTCGGAGAAGACTGGGAATATTCCGGCGGAGGAAGAGTAG